Genomic window (Candidatus Microthrix parvicella Bio17-1):
AGGGCCTCGAGGCAGCCGACGTGTTCACCTATCTGCTCGATTCGTGTGGTCGCCTCAGCGTGGCGTCGGCGAAACGCGAGGCGGGCGATCTTCGGTCGTTGCTGCGGTTCTTGTATTGGGACCGGATCATCGAGGTCGATTTGGGGACGGCCATGCCTCCCGTCGCGGGCTGGCGTAACACCGGGATTCCACAGAGCGTGTCACCGGTCGAGGTGAGGGCGTTGCTCGACGGCTGTGATCGGAGCAGGTCCGGCGGCCGGCGTGACTTCGCGATCTTGACGCTCGTTGCCCGTCTCGGGCTTCGCGCGTGCGAGGTCGCCCGTTTGGAGCTGGACGATATCGACTGGCGTGCCGGAGAGATCATGGTGCGGGGCAAGGGCCGTCGTGTCGACCGGCTACCGATTCCCGCCGATGTTGGGCAAGCACTGGTCGGATATCTCCAACAGGGCCGACCGGCCAGCAACGAGCGACACGTGTTCCTGACTGTGCGTGCGCCTCACGTGCCCATCCGTGCGTGCTTGCTCACCAAGGTTGTCTACCGGGCGTGCGGTCGTGCCGGGGTGAATCGGGTGGGTCCACACCGGCTACGACACGGTCTTGCCGCCGACCTGCTCGCCCATGGAGCCAAACTGGTTGAGGTCAGCCAGGTGTTACGTCACCGGGATCTGGCCACCACCGCCATCTACGCCAAAGTCGATTTCGTCAGGTTGGCTCAGGTCGCCCAGCCTTGGCCGGGAGCCCGACGATGAGCGCCTTGTCGGACATCGCAGATGAGTACCTGGCACTGCGCCGTTCGTTCGGCCATGACCTTGTCGAGGCAC
Coding sequences:
- a CDS encoding site-specific integrase yields the protein MGTNSWTCGDSPLTSFAADYREALVGLGYRPGPVEQRLAEMGWLSCWMADEGLAVDELTVGRVDEFVDTCAGLGRRIPSRRPLLEVLVVLLRRVGCAPEAAVAEPTPTEELLDRYAVYLTRERGLAPSTVDRYVRMAKVFLTERAARVGGTGAEGLEAADVFTYLLDSCGRLSVASAKREAGDLRSLLRFLYWDRIIEVDLGTAMPPVAGWRNTGIPQSVSPVEVRALLDGCDRSRSGGRRDFAILTLVARLGLRACEVARLELDDIDWRAGEIMVRGKGRRVDRLPIPADVGQALVGYLQQGRPASNERHVFLTVRAPHVPIRACLLTKVVYRACGRAGVNRVGPHRLRHGLAADLLAHGAKLVEVSQVLRHRDLATTAIYAKVDFVRLAQVAQPWPGARR